One segment of Chromatiales bacterium 21-64-14 DNA contains the following:
- a CDS encoding plasmid maintenance system killer protein, whose translation MIQSYRDKPTRAFAEGKRVKAFSGFARKAEQRLDQLDAATSLLDLDLPGNRLEPLKGDRKGQYSVRMNDQWRICFEWPKGECGPCNVEIVDYH comes from the coding sequence ATGATCCAGAGTTATCGGGACAAGCCGACTCGGGCGTTTGCGGAAGGGAAGCGAGTCAAGGCTTTCAGCGGTTTTGCACGGAAAGCGGAACAGCGTCTCGATCAACTCGATGCGGCAACATCACTTCTCGATCTTGATTTACCAGGGAACCGACTCGAGCCACTGAAAGGCGATCGTAAGGGTCAATACAGCGTCCGCATGAACGATCAGTGGCGAATATGTTTTGAATGGCCGAAGGGCGAATGCGGCCCGTGCAATGTCGAAATCGTAGATTATCATTAA
- a CDS encoding transcriptional regulator, protein MKISKLLTDDAILAEIGARVARRRLDLQLTQGGVAEQAGIAKRTVERIEAGASAQVASIIRILRVLDLLPGLDRVVPEAGPTPMDLLKRKGKVRQRASTHRHADASDPPWHWDDDA, encoded by the coding sequence ATGAAAATCTCCAAACTTCTCACCGACGATGCCATTCTTGCCGAAATCGGTGCGCGGGTGGCGCGCCGCCGGCTCGATCTTCAACTTACCCAGGGCGGGGTAGCGGAGCAGGCGGGGATCGCCAAGCGGACCGTCGAGCGGATCGAGGCCGGAGCCTCCGCGCAGGTCGCGAGCATCATCCGGATCCTGCGGGTGCTGGATCTCCTGCCGGGGCTGGATCGCGTCGTCCCCGAGGCCGGGCCGACACCGATGGACTTGCTCAAACGCAAGGGCAAGGTGCGCCAGCGTGCTTCCACTCACCGCCATGCGGATGCGTCCGATCCGCCGTGGCACTGGGATGATGACGCGTGA
- a CDS encoding TetR family transcriptional regulator — MDTERSSVRQYIIDTAKPIILGKGFSAVGLNEVLSAAAVPKGSFYHYFKSKEMFGEALLDSYFDDYLNQLDALLTRPGHSAAECLMAYWQQWQESQVGECVDGRCLAVKLGGEVSDLSEAMRIALHRGTNRVIDRLARCIREGIADGSLRSTLDAQQTAQTLYETWLGATLLSKFRHDRSSLDGAMAATRQWLQLPPPDTTLPA; from the coding sequence ATGGACACCGAACGCAGCAGCGTACGCCAATACATCATCGACACCGCCAAGCCGATCATTCTTGGCAAGGGCTTCTCGGCGGTGGGCTTGAACGAGGTATTGAGCGCGGCCGCTGTGCCCAAGGGCTCGTTCTACCACTACTTCAAATCGAAGGAGATGTTCGGCGAAGCCCTGCTGGACAGTTATTTCGACGACTACCTGAACCAGCTGGATGCACTGCTCACGCGCCCCGGCCACTCTGCGGCCGAGTGTTTGATGGCGTACTGGCAGCAATGGCAGGAAAGCCAGGTCGGCGAATGTGTCGATGGCAGATGCCTGGCGGTGAAGCTGGGCGGTGAGGTCTCCGATCTTTCCGAAGCGATGCGGATCGCCCTGCACCGCGGCACCAACCGGGTCATCGATCGGCTGGCCCGCTGCATCCGTGAAGGCATCGCTGACGGCTCGCTGCGCTCGACCCTCGATGCGCAACAAACCGCCCAGACGTTGTATGAAACCTGGCTGGGTGCCACCTTGCTGAGCAAGTTCAGGCACGACCGCAGCAGTCTGGATGGTGCCATGGCGGCTACCCGGCAATGGCTCCAACTCCCCCCCCCCGACACCACTCTTCCCGCATAG
- a CDS encoding addiction module antidote protein, HigA family translates to MGRSAIHPGEHLAEQLEALDLSAAELGRRLKVPANRITGILNGQRAITGDTALRLGHFFHTSPAFWLNLQAIYELRLAEQKSGRAIKELPTLNRHGKKTPLGRQPRLA, encoded by the coding sequence ATGGGCCGTAGCGCTATTCATCCCGGCGAACACCTTGCCGAGCAACTCGAGGCGCTCGACTTAAGCGCAGCAGAGCTTGGCCGCAGGCTTAAAGTGCCTGCGAACCGCATCACAGGAATACTCAATGGCCAGCGTGCCATTACCGGGGATACAGCACTACGACTCGGCCATTTTTTCCATACCAGTCCGGCATTCTGGCTGAACTTGCAAGCCATCTATGAGCTACGCCTAGCAGAACAAAAATCCGGCAGGGCGATCAAGGAGCTACCGACCTTGAACCGCCACGGCAAGAAGACACCTTTGGGACGCCAACCGCGATTGGCATAA
- a CDS encoding toxin HipA — translation MNSVAEVRLWGRTIGAVSLGDDEEVAAFEYDPAFARSGIEIAPLTMPLSNRVYTFPELARKTFYGLPGLLADSLPDKFGHVLIDAWLATQGRRPESFDVIERLCYTGERGMGALEFAPATGPKARQAGQIHIDKLVELASQVLTHRNDLRASFADEGREQALTDILRVGTSAGGARAKAVIAWNPVTNEVRSGQIPAREGFEYWLLKFDGVAANRDKELEHPQGYGVIEYAYAQMARDCGIDIEECRLFEENGRRHFMTRRFDRLASGEKLHMQSLCALAHYDFNMAGVYAYEQALLVIRQLGLPMGALEEQFRRMAFNIVARNQDDHVKNIAFLMDKSGKWSLSPAFDMTYSFNPSGAWTASHQMTMNGKRDDFTMDDFKSCAKAASMKRGRAQAIVNEVLETVSHWKDYAEAAEVPVATREQIHQTLQLQGLS, via the coding sequence GTGAACAGCGTTGCCGAGGTCCGGCTGTGGGGGCGTACCATCGGCGCCGTTTCCCTGGGCGATGACGAGGAGGTCGCCGCGTTCGAGTACGACCCGGCGTTTGCGCGCAGCGGCATCGAGATTGCGCCGCTCACGATGCCGCTGTCCAACCGGGTTTATACCTTCCCCGAGTTGGCCCGCAAGACCTTCTACGGGTTGCCCGGATTGTTGGCGGATTCGCTCCCCGACAAGTTTGGCCATGTGTTGATCGATGCCTGGCTCGCCACTCAGGGCCGGCGGCCGGAATCCTTCGATGTGATCGAGCGCCTTTGTTATACCGGCGAGCGCGGGATGGGGGCCTTGGAATTTGCACCCGCGACCGGACCGAAGGCCCGGCAGGCCGGGCAGATCCACATCGACAAACTGGTCGAACTCGCATCGCAGGTGCTCACCCATCGCAATGACCTGCGGGCTTCTTTTGCCGATGAAGGCCGGGAACAGGCCTTGACCGATATCCTGCGGGTGGGCACATCGGCCGGTGGCGCGCGCGCGAAGGCGGTGATCGCCTGGAATCCGGTCACCAACGAGGTCCGTTCCGGCCAGATTCCGGCGCGTGAGGGCTTCGAATACTGGTTGCTGAAATTCGACGGTGTCGCGGCGAACCGCGACAAGGAACTCGAACACCCGCAAGGGTACGGTGTCATCGAATACGCCTATGCCCAGATGGCCCGGGACTGCGGTATCGATATCGAAGAGTGCCGGCTGTTCGAGGAAAACGGCCGGCGCCATTTCATGACGCGGCGTTTTGACCGGCTTGCCAGCGGTGAGAAACTCCACATGCAGTCGCTATGCGCCCTGGCGCATTATGATTTCAACATGGCGGGCGTCTATGCCTATGAACAGGCGTTGCTGGTGATCCGCCAGTTGGGCCTGCCTATGGGCGCGCTTGAGGAACAGTTCCGCCGCATGGCGTTCAACATCGTCGCTCGCAATCAGGACGACCACGTCAAAAACATCGCTTTTCTGATGGACAAATCCGGGAAATGGTCGCTGTCACCCGCCTTCGACATGACTTACAGCTTTAATCCGTCCGGCGCATGGACGGCGAGTCACCAGATGACCATGAACGGCAAACGTGACGATTTCACGATGGATGATTTCAAGTCCTGCGCGAAGGCCGCTTCGATGAAGCGCGGGCGCGCCCAAGCCATCGTCAACGAGGTTCTGGAAACGGTTTCGCATTGGAAGGACTACGCCGAAGCAGCGGAGGTTCCGGTTGCTACGCGCGAGCAGATTCACCAGACCCTGCAGTTACAGGGGCTCAGTTGA